A region from the Corynebacterium halotolerans YIM 70093 = DSM 44683 genome encodes:
- a CDS encoding putative nucleotidyltransferase substrate binding domain-containing protein, whose product MLHQSLLDLAAQAPLSGTGATARGVLAESHELLRNALDHREPETELVTWYSTLVADTLSCPAAVELSGGARVVPSGAVGRGDALPTSPVTWLTVTTGAPSGNPAEELAELVAGAGLPVGTTAPALAPAPAEVWRARADAAVADGDADLIAELADAGLLTAPGPVPALLEQAVGQRPASLRSHDGLPDRSMPVDVLSDILVPVSAVARWAGLAAGTADRSTPGRIAAGQEGGLLSAGEGDALQQAWGTGLALQFRRWVDRVDGHPAILGDLTALDRTAYGAAARMVAGVLRSLAARHDIPLAGL is encoded by the coding sequence GTGCTCCACCAGTCACTGCTCGATCTCGCCGCCCAGGCCCCACTCAGCGGGACCGGAGCCACCGCCCGCGGCGTCCTGGCGGAATCGCACGAACTCCTGCGCAACGCACTGGACCACCGCGAGCCGGAGACGGAACTGGTCACCTGGTACTCCACGCTCGTCGCCGACACGCTGAGTTGCCCCGCCGCCGTCGAGCTCTCCGGTGGTGCGCGCGTCGTCCCGTCGGGCGCGGTCGGTCGTGGCGACGCCCTGCCGACCAGCCCGGTCACCTGGCTGACGGTCACCACCGGCGCCCCTTCCGGGAATCCGGCGGAGGAACTCGCTGAGCTGGTCGCCGGGGCCGGCCTGCCCGTCGGCACCACCGCTCCGGCACTGGCCCCCGCCCCCGCCGAGGTATGGCGCGCGCGTGCCGACGCCGCGGTGGCCGACGGCGACGCCGACCTCATCGCCGAGCTCGCCGACGCCGGCCTCCTCACCGCCCCCGGACCGGTGCCGGCCCTGCTCGAGCAGGCCGTGGGGCAACGTCCCGCGTCCCTGCGCAGCCACGACGGATTACCGGACCGGTCGATGCCCGTCGACGTGCTGTCCGATATCCTCGTCCCGGTCTCGGCCGTCGCCCGTTGGGCCGGCCTCGCCGCCGGGACCGCCGACCGGTCGACTCCCGGGCGAATCGCCGCCGGGCAGGAGGGCGGGCTTCTGTCCGCCGGGGAGGGCGACGCCCTGCAGCAGGCCTGGGGGACCGGCCTGGCCCTGCAGTTCCGCCGCTGGGTGGATCGGGTGGACGGGCACCCTGCCATCCTGGGGGATCTGACGGCGCTGGATCGCACGGCCTACGGTGCCGCCGCCCGGATGGTCGCAGGCGTGCTCCGTTCCCTGGCAGCCCGTCACGACATCCCTCTGGCAGGGCTCTGA
- the rpsR gene encoding 30S ribosomal protein S18 yields MKRTNHKKARAEQSRRPKKNPLKAEGIEKVDYKDVKTLRLFISDRHKIRSRRVTGLTPQQQRQVSTAVKNAREMALLPFTTR; encoded by the coding sequence ATGAAGCGCACCAATCACAAGAAGGCGCGTGCCGAGCAGTCGCGCCGCCCCAAGAAGAACCCCCTCAAGGCCGAGGGTATCGAGAAGGTGGACTACAAGGACGTCAAGACCCTTCGTCTGTTCATCTCCGACCGCCACAAGATCCGTTCCCGCCGCGTCACCGGCCTGACCCCGCAGCAGCAGCGTCAGGTCTCCACCGCCGTGAAGAACGCACGCGAAATGGCTCTCCTGCCGTTCACCACCCGCTAA
- the rpsN gene encoding 30S ribosomal protein S14, producing the protein MAKKSKIAKNEQRKEIVARYAERRAELKNIIKNPNTSDEDRLDAQFELNRQPRDAAKVRVRNRDSHDGRPRGYLRKFGLSRVRMREMAHRGELPGVRKSSW; encoded by the coding sequence ATGGCCAAGAAGTCAAAGATCGCCAAGAACGAGCAGCGCAAGGAAATCGTCGCCCGCTACGCGGAGCGCCGTGCCGAGCTCAAGAACATCATCAAGAACCCGAACACCTCCGACGAGGACCGTCTGGACGCGCAGTTCGAGCTGAACCGTCAGCCGCGCGACGCCGCCAAGGTCCGCGTCCGCAACCGCGACTCCCACGACGGTCGCCCGCGCGGTTACCTCCGCAAGTTCGGCCTGTCCCGTGTCCGTATGCGCGAGATGGCTCACCGCGGTGAGCTCCCGGGCGTCCGTAAGTCCAGCTGGTAA
- the rpmG gene encoding 50S ribosomal protein L33, whose product MPRNDIRPIIKLKSTAGTGYTYVTRKNKRNNPDRITLKKFDPVARKHVEFREER is encoded by the coding sequence ATGCCTCGTAATGACATTCGCCCGATCATCAAGCTGAAGTCCACGGCTGGCACCGGTTACACCTACGTCACCCGTAAGAACAAGCGCAACAACCCGGATCGCATCACTCTCAAGAAGTTCGACCCGGTCGCCCGCAAGCACGTCGAGTTCCGCGAGGAGCGATAA
- the rpmB gene encoding 50S ribosomal protein L28, whose translation MSAICQVTGRKPQFGKSVSHSHRRTSRRWNPNVQRRRFYLPSEGRSVVLNVSTKGLKIIDRDGIESVVAKIRARGEKI comes from the coding sequence ATGTCGGCTATTTGCCAGGTCACGGGACGCAAGCCGCAGTTCGGCAAGTCCGTCTCGCACTCGCACCGCCGCACCTCGCGCCGTTGGAACCCCAACGTGCAGCGTCGTCGGTTCTACCTGCCCTCCGAGGGCCGGTCCGTTGTTCTGAACGTGTCCACCAAGGGTCTCAAGATCATTGACCGCGACGGCATCGAGTCCGTTGTCGCCAAGATCCGTGCACGTGGGGAGAAGATCTAA
- a CDS encoding type B 50S ribosomal protein L31, with translation MKKDIHPGYHPVVFQDAGTGFQFLTRSTVTSDRTVSWEDGNEYPLIVVDVTSESHPFWTGAQRVMDTAGRVEKFQRRFGGMARRKKKA, from the coding sequence ATGAAGAAGGACATCCACCCTGGCTACCACCCGGTGGTCTTCCAGGATGCGGGCACGGGCTTCCAGTTCCTGACCCGCTCCACCGTCACCAGCGACCGCACCGTGTCCTGGGAAGACGGTAACGAGTACCCGCTGATCGTCGTTGACGTCACCAGCGAGTCCCACCCGTTCTGGACCGGTGCCCAGCGTGTCATGGACACCGCTGGCCGTGTCGAGAAGTTCCAGCGTCGTTTCGGTGGCATGGCCCGCCGCAAGAAGAAGGCTTAA
- the rpmF gene encoding 50S ribosomal protein L32, with protein MAVPKFKKSRANTRTRRSQWKADNVALQEVKIDGQTVRIPRRLVKAAQLGLVEVEQF; from the coding sequence ATGGCAGTTCCGAAGTTCAAGAAGTCCCGCGCGAACACGCGTACCCGCCGTTCGCAGTGGAAGGCCGACAATGTCGCCCTCCAGGAAGTCAAGATCGACGGCCAGACCGTCCGCATCCCGCGCCGCCTCGTGAAGGCCGCGCAGCTGGGCCTCGTCGAGGTCGAGCAGTTCTAG
- a CDS encoding response regulator transcription factor — translation MKILVVDDEKAVRESLRRSLSFNGYDVSLAEDGVEALGVISRVQPDLTVLDVMMPRMDGLEVCRNLRSTGYDRPILMLTARDGVSDRVAGLDAGADDYLPKPFALEELLARVRALLRRAAADAIGGEGDSDELVFEDLRLNPDTRDVRRGERPISLTRTEFSLLKLLMANPRRVLSRTTILEEVWGYDFPTSGNALEVYIGYLRRKTEAEGEARLIHTVRGVGYVLRETAP, via the coding sequence ATGAAAATTCTTGTGGTGGACGATGAGAAGGCGGTTCGCGAATCCCTGCGGAGATCACTCAGCTTCAACGGATACGACGTCTCGCTGGCCGAGGACGGCGTTGAGGCGTTGGGAGTGATCAGCAGGGTGCAGCCCGATCTGACCGTCCTGGACGTGATGATGCCCCGGATGGACGGCCTCGAGGTCTGTCGCAATCTCCGCAGCACGGGCTATGATCGTCCGATTCTCATGCTCACCGCCCGCGACGGCGTCTCCGACCGCGTCGCGGGTCTGGACGCCGGCGCCGACGACTACCTGCCCAAGCCCTTCGCCCTCGAGGAACTGCTCGCCCGCGTCCGCGCCCTGCTGCGCCGCGCCGCCGCCGACGCGATCGGTGGGGAGGGGGACAGCGATGAGCTCGTCTTCGAGGATCTGCGCCTGAACCCCGACACCCGTGACGTCCGCCGCGGTGAACGTCCGATCAGTCTCACCCGCACCGAGTTCTCTCTGCTGAAGCTGCTGATGGCCAACCCGCGGCGGGTGCTCTCCCGCACCACCATCCTCGAGGAGGTCTGGGGCTATGATTTCCCGACCTCGGGTAATGCGCTCGAGGTCTACATCGGCTACCTGCGCCGTAAGACCGAGGCCGAGGGGGAGGCCCGTCTCATCCACACTGTCCGCGGCGTCGGTTACGTCCTCCGGGAGACCGCTCCGTGA
- a CDS encoding HAMP domain-containing sensor histidine kinase: MILRKPVPVAHGPRSDADKAPGAGEEIVEPARESGSAPPSVTTLDELEYRTPLRWRLSLLTAGMVALAVGAMSLIAYWTISTSVSAAVDRELDETATALLERSMDPMFLADMDSEIEQFKAYNPGTRISVSPPGWTFSVGDSIPAAGEPVPGADGTATSVTTVDGERILSKSDNFGGSVVLARDIDGTQELITSLGVVMLVIALLGVVLAVTAGTLVAAAGLRPLSRLQRAVDYVTWTDDLRPIPVMGNDEVAQLAHSFNAMLKALEESRARQTRLVADAGHELKTPLTSMRTNLELLFLARKNNGPHGLSEQDRLELKQDVIAQMEEMSTLIGDLVDLAREDSAEKVMEDVELEDVIETSLSRVRRRRPDVEFSVHTIPWLLHGDEDALNRAVVNLMDNAAKWSPKGGTVRIRLWQVDDETAELSVADSGPGIPAENHERVFERFYRAPEARSTPGSGLGLAIVKQVIERHGGSISIRSSADGGTDMRVRLPGTLVQGDRELAAGDVVSVAPSSAARSRMFMERWRKRDHG, translated from the coding sequence GTGATTCTGCGGAAGCCGGTGCCCGTCGCGCATGGCCCGCGGTCGGACGCGGACAAAGCGCCCGGGGCGGGGGAGGAGATCGTCGAACCGGCGCGGGAGTCCGGTTCCGCCCCACCGTCCGTCACCACTCTGGACGAGCTGGAGTACCGTACCCCGCTGCGGTGGCGGTTGTCCCTGCTGACGGCCGGCATGGTGGCCCTCGCGGTCGGGGCGATGTCCCTGATCGCCTACTGGACCATCTCGACGTCCGTGAGCGCGGCCGTGGACCGCGAGCTCGACGAGACGGCGACCGCACTGCTCGAGCGCTCGATGGATCCGATGTTCCTCGCGGACATGGACAGCGAGATCGAGCAGTTCAAGGCCTACAACCCCGGCACCCGCATCTCTGTGTCACCGCCGGGCTGGACCTTCTCGGTCGGCGACTCCATCCCCGCCGCCGGTGAGCCCGTCCCCGGTGCCGACGGGACGGCCACCTCCGTGACCACGGTCGACGGTGAGCGTATCCTGAGCAAGAGCGACAACTTCGGTGGCAGCGTCGTTCTCGCCCGGGACATTGACGGCACCCAGGAGCTCATCACCTCCCTCGGCGTCGTGATGCTGGTGATCGCCCTGCTGGGCGTCGTACTCGCCGTCACGGCCGGCACCCTCGTCGCCGCGGCGGGACTCCGGCCGCTCTCGCGTCTGCAGCGCGCTGTCGATTACGTCACCTGGACCGATGACCTGCGTCCCATCCCGGTGATGGGTAATGACGAGGTGGCGCAGCTGGCACACTCGTTCAACGCCATGCTCAAGGCGCTCGAGGAATCCCGGGCACGGCAGACCCGGCTGGTCGCGGACGCGGGCCATGAACTCAAGACGCCGTTGACCTCCATGCGCACCAACCTCGAGCTGCTGTTCCTGGCCCGCAAGAACAACGGCCCCCACGGCCTTTCGGAGCAGGATCGGCTGGAGCTCAAGCAGGACGTGATCGCCCAGATGGAGGAGATGTCGACGCTCATCGGGGACCTCGTGGATCTCGCGCGGGAGGATTCCGCGGAGAAGGTCATGGAGGACGTGGAACTCGAGGACGTCATCGAAACGTCCCTGAGCCGGGTGCGTCGCCGCCGCCCCGACGTGGAATTCTCGGTCCACACCATTCCGTGGCTGCTCCACGGGGACGAGGATGCGTTGAACCGGGCGGTGGTCAACCTCATGGACAATGCGGCGAAGTGGTCGCCCAAGGGCGGGACCGTGCGCATCCGCCTGTGGCAGGTCGATGATGAGACGGCGGAACTCTCCGTCGCCGATTCCGGACCGGGAATCCCGGCGGAGAACCACGAACGCGTCTTCGAGCGGTTCTACCGTGCGCCGGAGGCGCGGTCGACGCCCGGATCCGGGCTGGGGCTGGCGATCGTCAAGCAGGTCATCGAGCGCCACGGCGGCAGCATCAGTATCCGCTCATCCGCCGACGGGGGCACCGACATGCGCGTCCGCCTGCCCGGCACCCTGGTCCAGGGAGACCGGGAGCTGGCCGCGGGCGACGTGGTCTCGGTCGCGCCGTCGAGCGCGGCGCGGAGCCGGATGTTCATGGAGCGGTGGCGCAAGCGCGACCACGGTTAA
- a CDS encoding trypsin-like peptidase domain-containing protein, whose protein sequence is MNDRNAGEPRPDEGEGGGARPTPEPDSPGTRQSSPGQFESVRSPYQSWPQTQPRQAPGTQQGYWGPVPDAEPEPAEGRAARSGKRSVGLGTALALMLVAAVVTGSVVGLVAANTGGSNAVVNSLREPNAEPAPVPEGGSVVEVADQVLPTVVSIQVATRTAAGEGSGSIISSDGYVLTNHHVIAGAEQGGVIQVTMNDGTTHPAEFVASDPATDIAVIRIQDVSDLPTIQFGDSSELRVGQQVVAVGSPLGLSSTVTTGIVSAMNRPVRASDGGGESSLIDAIQTDAAINPGNSGGPLVDMNGNLIGMNSVIASLSSGDQAGSIGLGFAIPSNFAKRVADQLITTGEASQPMLGVTVARRGDVDGALIAGVEEGGPGDQAGLAPGDVVTRLNDRNIDSSDALIAATRSHDFGETVTLTVTQPDSGQTRQVEVTLTTE, encoded by the coding sequence ATGAACGACAGGAATGCAGGCGAGCCGCGGCCCGATGAAGGGGAGGGGGGAGGTGCCCGCCCGACGCCGGAACCGGATTCCCCCGGGACCCGGCAGTCCTCCCCGGGCCAGTTCGAATCGGTGCGTTCGCCGTACCAGTCCTGGCCACAGACCCAGCCCCGGCAGGCGCCGGGAACACAGCAGGGCTACTGGGGCCCCGTGCCCGACGCGGAGCCGGAGCCGGCGGAGGGACGCGCCGCCCGCTCGGGGAAGCGCTCCGTCGGCCTGGGGACCGCGCTGGCGCTCATGCTCGTCGCCGCGGTCGTCACCGGCAGCGTCGTCGGGCTCGTCGCCGCGAACACCGGTGGCTCCAATGCGGTGGTCAACTCCCTGCGGGAGCCGAACGCCGAGCCGGCACCCGTCCCCGAGGGCGGGAGCGTCGTCGAGGTCGCGGACCAGGTCCTGCCGACGGTCGTCTCGATCCAGGTGGCCACCCGCACCGCGGCGGGTGAGGGCTCCGGCTCGATCATCTCCTCCGACGGCTACGTGCTCACCAACCACCACGTCATCGCCGGCGCCGAGCAGGGCGGCGTCATCCAGGTGACCATGAACGACGGCACCACCCATCCGGCCGAGTTCGTCGCCTCCGACCCCGCGACGGACATCGCGGTGATCAGGATCCAGGATGTCTCCGATCTGCCGACCATCCAGTTCGGCGACTCCTCAGAGCTGCGCGTCGGCCAGCAGGTCGTGGCCGTCGGCTCCCCGCTGGGGCTGAGCTCCACCGTGACCACCGGCATCGTCTCCGCGATGAACCGGCCAGTGCGCGCCTCCGACGGCGGCGGCGAGTCGTCGCTCATCGACGCCATCCAAACCGACGCCGCGATCAACCCCGGCAACTCCGGCGGCCCGCTGGTGGACATGAACGGCAACCTGATCGGCATGAACTCCGTGATCGCCTCGCTGAGTTCCGGGGATCAGGCCGGTTCAATCGGACTCGGCTTCGCCATCCCCTCGAACTTCGCCAAGCGGGTGGCGGATCAGCTGATCACCACCGGCGAGGCGTCCCAGCCGATGCTGGGCGTCACGGTCGCCCGTCGTGGCGACGTCGACGGTGCGCTCATCGCCGGCGTCGAGGAGGGCGGACCGGGGGACCAGGCCGGCCTGGCACCCGGGGACGTCGTCACGCGGCTGAACGACCGCAACATCGACAGTTCCGACGCCCTGATCGCGGCCACCCGCTCCCATGATTTCGGGGAGACGGTGACGCTGACGGTGACCCAGCCGGACAGCGGTCAGACGCGACAGGTAGAGGTTACGCTGACCACCGAGTAA
- a CDS encoding MogA/MoaB family molybdenum cofactor biosynthesis protein, which translates to MENELNTLPEEAPETALLDVGEPDEDFLLASEKEDSLPARRRALVVLVSDHALGSGEDTDRLLTELLIEGDFDVDAVVAVRSKKSQIRQAIETAVIGGVDLVLTVGGTGVGPRDKTPEGTRSVLDQLLPGIAQALRASGQACGAVDACTSRGIAGVSGSTVVVNLAASRAAVRDGMATLMPLVHHVIDQLQQYSVDE; encoded by the coding sequence ATGGAGAATGAACTGAACACCCTCCCGGAGGAGGCCCCCGAGACCGCCCTCCTCGACGTCGGAGAACCGGACGAGGACTTCCTCCTGGCGTCAGAGAAGGAGGACAGCCTGCCGGCCCGCCGCCGGGCACTGGTGGTTCTGGTCTCCGATCACGCCCTCGGTTCCGGTGAGGACACCGACCGGCTGCTCACCGAGCTGCTCATTGAGGGCGATTTCGACGTGGACGCGGTGGTGGCGGTGCGCTCCAAGAAGTCGCAGATCCGCCAGGCCATCGAGACGGCCGTCATCGGTGGAGTGGACCTTGTCCTCACCGTCGGCGGCACGGGCGTCGGCCCGCGCGACAAGACCCCCGAGGGCACCCGTTCCGTCCTCGACCAGCTGCTGCCCGGCATCGCGCAGGCTCTGCGCGCCTCCGGCCAGGCCTGTGGTGCGGTGGACGCCTGCACCTCCCGCGGTATCGCCGGCGTCTCCGGCTCGACGGTCGTCGTCAACCTGGCGGCCTCGCGGGCGGCCGTGCGCGACGGCATGGCCACGCTGATGCCACTGGTCCACCACGTGATCGACCAGCTCCAGCAGTACAGCGTCGACGAATGA
- the mscL gene encoding large conductance mechanosensitive channel protein MscL: MLQGFKDFIMRGNVIDLAVAVVIGSAFTAIVTAFSDHLINPLIAVLGSPEVEGLGFELRPGNSATMIDFGAIITAILNFLIVAAIIYFVIVMPMNKLNELRTRRLGVEEQTEEVAPEVALLEEIRDVLKNQGTESSGAANPGTPRQ; encoded by the coding sequence ATGCTGCAGGGCTTCAAAGACTTCATCATGCGCGGCAACGTCATCGACCTCGCCGTCGCCGTGGTCATCGGCAGTGCCTTCACCGCCATCGTCACCGCCTTCTCCGATCACCTCATCAACCCGTTGATCGCGGTTCTCGGCAGCCCGGAGGTCGAGGGGCTCGGCTTCGAGCTGCGCCCCGGCAACTCGGCCACCATGATCGACTTCGGTGCGATCATCACCGCCATCCTCAACTTCCTGATCGTCGCCGCCATCATCTACTTCGTCATCGTCATGCCGATGAACAAGCTCAACGAGCTGCGCACCCGCCGCCTGGGCGTCGAGGAGCAGACCGAGGAGGTCGCCCCGGAGGTCGCCCTTCTCGAGGAGATCCGTGACGTCCTGAAGAACCAGGGCACCGAGAGCTCCGGCGCCGCGAACCCGGGCACCCCGCGGCAGTAA
- a CDS encoding SAF domain-containing protein, protein MGDNRFTRLRRTMTTPGWRRSLLLRRTAALVLLAAAAVTALRSAGTEAPQVVVFVRDVAAGRTVSTDDVELRAVPPEFIPAGALTSAEEVDGRVVVAAAGAGEVATVSRFLGATLTAELVSASTAQRSGEPANMVPLKLAEPEILPLLHHGDTVTIVTHAGETGEPEVVAAGGRVVLATMEDETSGSGAPGTVLVALPESDARAVAAAALSTPLAVVLTGERATGGVDTTPTVG, encoded by the coding sequence ATGGGAGACAACCGGTTCACCAGGCTGCGTCGCACGATGACCACCCCGGGCTGGCGGCGGAGTCTGCTGCTGCGCCGTACCGCCGCTCTGGTGCTGCTCGCCGCCGCGGCCGTCACAGCCCTGCGTTCGGCGGGCACGGAGGCCCCGCAGGTGGTCGTCTTCGTCCGCGACGTCGCCGCCGGACGCACCGTCAGCACCGACGACGTCGAGTTGCGTGCGGTGCCGCCCGAGTTCATCCCCGCCGGGGCGCTGACGTCCGCCGAGGAGGTCGACGGACGCGTCGTGGTGGCGGCGGCCGGTGCGGGTGAGGTGGCGACCGTCTCCCGCTTCCTCGGCGCCACGCTGACCGCGGAGCTCGTGAGCGCCTCCACAGCGCAGCGTTCCGGCGAACCGGCCAACATGGTCCCGCTCAAACTGGCGGAGCCGGAGATCCTCCCGCTGCTCCACCACGGCGACACCGTCACGATCGTCACCCACGCCGGCGAAACGGGCGAGCCGGAGGTCGTCGCCGCCGGTGGCAGGGTTGTTCTCGCTACAATGGAGGACGAGACCTCAGGTTCCGGGGCGCCGGGAACGGTGCTGGTGGCCCTGCCGGAATCCGACGCCCGCGCGGTCGCCGCCGCCGCACTGAGCACCCCGTTGGCGGTCGTACTGACCGGGGAGCGGGCCACCGGCGGCGTGGACACCACACCGACGGTGGGATGA
- a CDS encoding 5-formyltetrahydrofolate cyclo-ligase translates to MNIRERKRSLRELMLQARQNMDPEDIAREDAALVAHATAHLRSLTPSQTTVAAYAPMPGEPGGSMLLDALHAEASDLFLPISGVDGRLEWATYQGRLSMQPGRLGIHEPTGPRLSGGTLADCDLVFVPALAVNPEGYRLGKGGGYYDRALAPLAASEDRPRTAVLLYNGEICDDVPVEPHDVAVDLVITPNGIRHLS, encoded by the coding sequence ATGAACATCCGGGAGAGGAAACGCAGCCTGCGCGAACTCATGCTGCAGGCCCGCCAGAACATGGATCCCGAGGATATAGCGAGGGAGGATGCCGCGCTCGTCGCGCACGCGACCGCCCACCTGCGCTCGCTGACCCCCTCCCAGACGACGGTGGCCGCCTACGCCCCCATGCCCGGTGAACCGGGCGGCTCGATGCTGCTGGATGCGCTTCATGCCGAGGCCTCCGATCTGTTCCTGCCCATCTCGGGGGTGGACGGCCGGCTGGAGTGGGCGACCTACCAGGGCCGGTTGTCGATGCAGCCGGGACGGCTGGGGATCCACGAGCCGACCGGTCCCCGGTTGAGCGGCGGCACCCTGGCCGACTGCGACCTGGTGTTCGTGCCGGCGCTCGCCGTGAACCCGGAGGGTTACCGGCTGGGCAAGGGCGGCGGCTACTACGACCGGGCGCTCGCCCCGCTGGCCGCGTCCGAGGATCGGCCGCGGACCGCGGTGCTCCTCTACAACGGCGAGATCTGCGACGACGTCCCCGTCGAGCCCCACGACGTCGCCGTGGATCTGGTGATCACCCCGAACGGGATCCGCCACCTGAGCTGA
- a CDS encoding UTP--glucose-1-phosphate uridylyltransferase, with translation MNMSSDETPSGVKTVVVPAAGMGTRFLPATKTVPKELLPVVDTPGIELIAEEASVLGASRLAIITAPNKPELLRHFGQFPNLVDTLAERGKDEQVAKVRRAGDLIEPVAVEQAEPLGLGHAVGLAESVLDADEDAFAVMLPDDLVLPMGVMEKMAKVRAELGGSVLCAFEVAPEEVYNYGVFDVEEIAEGADLPADQVKRVVGMVEKPDPADAPSNFVAAGRYLLDRAVFDALGRIEPGKGGELQLTDAIELMIKEGHPVHVVVHDGKRHDLGNPAGYIPACVDFGLSHPKYGPGLKKAITAILAEHEAAEAESEAGGN, from the coding sequence ATGAACATGTCGAGTGACGAGACCCCCTCCGGGGTGAAGACGGTTGTTGTGCCCGCTGCCGGTATGGGGACGAGGTTTCTGCCCGCGACCAAGACGGTGCCGAAGGAACTGCTGCCGGTGGTCGACACCCCGGGTATCGAGCTGATCGCCGAGGAGGCCTCCGTGCTGGGGGCCTCGCGGCTGGCGATCATCACCGCGCCGAACAAGCCGGAGCTGCTGCGTCATTTCGGACAGTTCCCGAACCTGGTGGACACCCTTGCCGAGCGTGGCAAGGACGAGCAGGTCGCGAAGGTCCGCCGGGCCGGGGATCTGATCGAGCCGGTGGCCGTGGAGCAGGCCGAGCCGTTGGGTCTGGGGCATGCGGTGGGGTTGGCGGAGTCGGTGCTGGATGCCGATGAGGATGCGTTCGCGGTCATGCTGCCGGATGATCTGGTGCTGCCGATGGGGGTGATGGAGAAGATGGCGAAGGTGCGTGCCGAGCTGGGTGGTTCGGTGCTGTGCGCCTTCGAGGTCGCCCCGGAGGAGGTCTACAACTACGGGGTCTTCGACGTCGAGGAGATTGCTGAGGGGGCTGATCTGCCGGCCGATCAGGTCAAGCGGGTCGTCGGGATGGTGGAGAAGCCGGATCCGGCGGATGCCCCGTCGAATTTCGTGGCCGCGGGCCGTTACCTGCTGGATCGGGCGGTCTTCGACGCGCTGGGTCGGATTGAGCCGGGCAAGGGCGGGGAGCTGCAGCTGACGGATGCGATTGAGCTGATGATCAAGGAGGGCCACCCGGTGCATGTGGTGGTTCACGACGGTAAGCGTCATGATCTGGGTAATCCGGCCGGTTATATCCCGGCGTGCGTGGATTTCGGTCTGTCGCACCCGAAGTACGGCCCGGGTCTGAAGAAGGCGATCACCGCCATCCTCGCCGAGCACGAGGCCGCCGAGGCCGAGTCCGAAGCCGGGGGCAACTGA